In Gadus morhua chromosome 9, gadMor3.0, whole genome shotgun sequence, the sequence CAGGCTTTAACTAATGGTCTAGACTAGTAATCGTTTACTAGGTGTGTTTATGTTAACTAAGGTTTTAATTTATAGGATAACCCTTGAGTTAGCCTAATCCTATCTTAAATGATCACAAATCAAATGGAGAATTATCTgctttaataaataaatcatgatAATTACTATtactgaatttattttttgataactGCACACTTGATAGTAGGTTCTTATTTTATATTCTGAATCCTAAAGGTGGGGTTTATCAATGTGGTGACATATGGTTAAGTAACAAAACGAAAGCAATAACCTGACAATAACTAATCTAACGTAACCTCTTGATAGATAGCCACCCGTACAAAGTGGCGAAGTCACGTAGAGCTTtaccttccggtagagcccatgggacctaagagatcgaaaaatatgaatgggtttcaatgagagaaagtaattattttctggttccaggctttatatgccctggattacacatatgttgtttgtggatttaaatgataatttttcatgcaaagaaaactaaaatgttttgataatgttaggttctgtgtgaggccgctttgtgaactacgggtgtgttcgaaaccgcgtacttgcttactactcctactaactatgacgtcaaattgagtatgcagaacgtagtaagcgagttttagaTAAGcaagtagtatccgaatgtcttctgcTTCCGGAAAATTTTTGAGTAAGCATCgccagcttactagacgtactcaactgccccagaatgcactgcgtctattcaaaagaacagtggaagcaatggcgctaaacggggagccgcagcagcagtgcttttaataattgtttaataattgtttttaacatatcaccgcaaatccttaggttgaagatgtactgtgacgttaaatgtgacgtttatatatgtatttataatatttattaacggcgcccggccggtaggttattgacgcgtcatttgattcacgtcatctgaggtggttaagtaaggacggtcttctgatcgtcgattactcaaatggattactcaatcattatttaaggattcgagaagtaagccaaatattcagtaggtagtaagcagtaagcaagtacgcggtttcacACCCgtagggtgtgttcgaaaccttCGCTTACgccttcgctgctctcgacgcgaataatatacgtcaccacccgcacttgtaactccggtacagacatggcgatctctctgctccacttcaccgcttttttttttttttttttaaaccatcgaaagaggtgaaaccATTATAAATCGgcgcatgtggagagtttcagttatgcctaTGGGGAGATTGTCAGTcgtgtccacgccagtcgcagggagcatAACGTCCCATACGAGACGTGTCTCATTgcgttttctctacagcctttaactgaacaattgcacaataaacggtcaaacgcTTGACATGacaaattatcatttaaatccacaaacaacatatgcgTAATccgcatataaagactgggaccagaagataatctcaccgctttcacaccaaaaagaaccgagagccagttccgggctggtgctagggccagttccaaactggttccagccttaccccagttaagaaccggttggtttcacaccggccggagccagccatggagccggcgtgagcaacgtcatgacgtcactgcaaacgtctccgctagtgGGCTTGggccaggcccccaggataggcatatacttccgcaatccacccgtgctcagaggccaagcctggtattgcagctgttttagctgggagtggacgggggtccgtcatttcatgtggcccagaagtagatatcgccgtccactccaatacaagtggggaacaggattgtgtctccgcaaaaaatgtctggatatcaatcaaaggctaataattatctttctaccctgttctaaaaaaatgtaagttttttcttttcaaaacgcctcctcaagcgttttattagcagttgatgttgggtgggcagctgaaagagccgtactgaaacaaacggctccttgctatggacctattttgaagtgcacggctccattaacttccgaattaaattaaattccgaattaactccattaacttccaaagtctgagatttgtccttttacttaacatgaatggcgttgaacacggatatataacacacatcattgaaatagctgtaacaggcacggacgtattgattacctgaatgattatgggagacctacgtaattttcataatattgttaattgtctaatattaacatttcagttgcgttggtaggtatttcattttcatttgcttgtttagctatgtatgacagggttatggttagctatgtatgacaattgacaatgttggtgtattacaattcaatatttgggtaggctactccaacttcgttgctggtcgatatgtaaacatttacttttatataaattattgattgcattcttcgtaaaatagttagttggaaggaatctgtttcttaagcaataacattgaactgaattttttaggcctatacgtttactatgttactatggtattatatggagcaatcttacatatttatgaagtttccagatcaataaagttctatctctttttatttgaactgcctgtatgtcctcttgattatagtattacagtgtgtaccttggttatcagctatcatagaatggtgtcaatgtggtattggcatatatattccagaatttgaaaaaggatatggatatagagtgggtgactttatcagtatactcaatcgagatggccacaataataaccgctcttagatgggttgtagatactaagttggtgacaatgtggtattggcatatatatgccagaatttgaaaaaggatatggatatagagtgggtgactttatcagtatactcaatcgagatggccacaataataaccgctcttagatgggttgtagatactaagttttataacagataattcaatacgtgaagatttggtgatagaggtaaagcatcttcttttaaatattataagccttggtttagttattcagttctgttggattccagcccaccatggaatatatggcaatgaaattgctgataaattagctaaaagatactaacctaattagaagaatttaaccttaagtatatatatttttttattttattttttatttattcatttcttttgttagtttgttttattttgtttcgttagtttggttttttctttgaatttatttttacgatttaaagtatcatttgccaacgtccttgtcacaaactcctgtgtagtaggtaggtggcggtatatggggaagaactatgatccaccactaaactagaagaagaagaagatctctgcatccggtacgtcacggaataggtcacgtgtcttggccccataacgcggaagcaaatcgctcctgtatgttaccatgcgccactgagcagtttgcataggaatgaatgggcggccattttccagtccgtggtccatcctttattatgtccatgggcaggtctatggagtcagtttcctgccataattcaaacctgaaaaaaaaagtttcacagacTTGTAaatctgggtttgaaaactcaactccttgtaaaaaaggttttgcaacactgaaaaaagagattataacctgaaaaaaaataaaactaaaattcaaacatctgtaaacatgattttgtgttctattttatcttcatcattttcagcaacacattttcaaagttcaaacaatttcaccaccgcatttgcagagtttcaaatctggcactgttctaacggtgtatttcattgttgcccggttttgaaaccttgtaaatgggattctgcaaacaggtgttcatacattgagaaatacgttttgaaaggttgaatatttagttttaaaaacttgtaaaggtgtacgtttacgacattgcaacgtattttttcagaactgacttttcagcactgacttttcagagatttgagcgcaagctttgagtcacgtgaatattggcagtgttctgacgccactcgttttgaaactcctgacagtcgaatctgaaaacgttcctgggggcgggaccatttagctctaaacctattggttgctctcggctgacgtacattccaatcacatgtgccgttcaccgggctgttcgtgattgacagtgctctgccgatgacacgaataacaacgggttgatttcgcggttgattttgatttccattttctggaaccagagtctcatctccataggacgcgactagcgaggacgcgtcctagcaaggctgcagccttcactttgggaaacagccatggttccagaaaatggaaatcaaaatcaaccgcgaaagtcgcttgcTATTTGTGTCATCgacagagcactgtcaatcacgcacagcccggtgaacggcacatgtgattggaatgtacgtcagccgagagcaaccaataggtttagagctaaatggtcccgcccccaggaacgttttcagattcgactgtcaggagtttcaaaacgagtggcgtcagaacactgccaatattcacgtgactcaaagcttgcgcctgtgtggtcaaatctctgaaaagtcggtgctgaaaagtcagttctgaaaaaatacgttgtaatgtcgttaacgtacacctttacaagtttttaaaactaaatattcaacctttcaaaacgtatttctcaatgtatgaacacctgtttgcagaatcccatttacaaggtttcaaaacggggcaacaatgaaatacactgttagaacagtgccagatttgaaactctgcaaatgcgctggtgaaattgtttgaactttgaaaatgtgttggtgaaaatgatgaagaagataaaatagaacacacaatcatgtttacagatgtttgaatttaagttttattttttttcaggttataatctcttttttcagtgttgcaaaacctttattacaaggtgttgagttttcaaacccagacttacaagcctttgaaactttttttttcaggtttgaattatggcaggaaactgactccatacaggtcccccatgggctctaccggaatgggcgtgacttcgccactctatgcATCTGTTATTATGTGCTGCCCCCTGGTGTGCACTATGAAGAGGTcgatcattcacacacacacacacacacacacacacacacacacacacacacacacacacacacacacacacacacacacacacacacacacacacacacacacacacacacacacacacacacacagtgagggaaagaggggggggaatTTAACAACGTGTTAACTACTTCAATAAACTTAAAATGTTTAACCTCGGTCTTTACACTATCGTCACGAGCTGTCGCCACACTCTTGTACCGAGCTCTTCCGGTGCCAGATAATCCCATGTCCTGTTCCCCGCGTTTCAAACGCGCGCAGGAAGGTACGAGAGGACGCACGTCACGGATAACACACACTccaaatctggcccaatctggcaacactgtcaAGGAGCAGAGACGGAGCATTGGAGACGGCGTCTCGATCACACTGGAAACAGACAGATACATGGACTATTGGATGCATTCGTTGTTTGCTGAATTACCCTAACGCAATGAAACAAGCCTCAATCCTGTGACATCGGGATTATGCCAAACTTCAACCAGCTACCTCCAAAAGGCTTCGCACTTTTGACAGCTGTCATTAATATTTCCCATCGTTATGACGAAATATAAACTAATCCTAACATTTATGTTGATGGCGGTGGCATGGCATGGCACCACCGGTGAACCACAGACTCTCTCCTCACCTGCGACGCGTTTGAACTCAACCACATCCATGACTGAGGATCAGTCGAAGATGAACTCTTCCACAGCCACCACCGAGTCTCGTATCTCATCCATACTGACCCACCTACCCACTTTGAAGGTCCTTGTTATCCTCATCGTCGTGGTGACAGCTGtgctcatcacgtgcctggtcATTAAAGTAATCAGGTAGGCCCGATTGCAAAAACAGCTGCATCGCTCGAGTGGTCCTTCGACCACATAACCAATAATCATCTCCAAAAATCGCATCTCGTGCATCtcaatgtgttgttgtttttattgccaAGGGTCATAGTCGTGAACGGCAGCTAGGCTACATGTAGAGGGGAAGTGAAGGGATGGATGGAGCAGAGTATTTTTCTCCTCACTTTATGCATAGGCTATTAACAACGATGGTTAACTCTAACATAGTCGCTAGCTGAATCGTGTCATATACATCAACACATCTGCCACGAGCAATAAACCCATTAAACCCGCTTATCGTGGACACAAGCAGATGCTAACATATGGTCAATAGACCTAGGGTACATCATGTGAGACAACATAGGCTTATTTCCTATGCAGAAGTTTGGCTtgatattgttttgttttcaattCGGTGTTTCCCTTTTAGATCTGGAAGACGAATTCGGAAAACACGAAAGTATGACATTATAACGACGCCCGCCGAGCGAGTGGAGATGGCGCCACTCAATGACGATAATGAGGATGAAGACGACTCAACCCTCTTTGATGTCAAGTACAGGTTTGGGATTAAGTAATTTACACGTCATCCAAGATCAAATGTTTTTaatatgtttttaaaaaaaagcttCTAGGCCTTCCTATGTATTTACAAAGAAGTTCCAGCTCTGGTATGCatcaacaacttcaacatcttcAATAATCATTAACACCGATAATATTGCATTTCAGACTTGGTTGTTGTGGCATGTTTTTCCCTGCTGCGTCCCTCTTGGTTTTAATCAGGCTCATGACCAATTTACATTGTTCCTGAAACTAAAATGGAAGGATGAGGCGTTGCCAGTAGGAAGCCAGGGAGCTTCTCGTTATTTTAATAGCTAGGCGTTTGCAATCCAAGACATTTTAGCCCTTTGCGTCAATACTTTTGTTTACTCAAGGTTTGCCCCTTCCGACTTAGCAATTGTTCCGAGAACCATTTCCTCTTAAAGTTTGTAAACCTGATATACTTGACTTCCAAGTCTTACGAGAGTCTGTAGGCTTACTTCCTTCATAGTTTGCATGATTCAATACTAGTTTGGTTTCATCGTCTATTACTAGTGCTGTGTCATTCTCACTCCTATTTCGTTTATTTACAGGTGAATGGAAGCATTGGCGTCAACATCATTTTTTGTTAGAAGAAAATCTGAAGTACTTTACATTACACACTTTGTAGTGTACTATGTTGAAAACTTGACAATTTCCCCAAACTTCAGCAATGTGATTTTTATTGAAGGTTGCTCTTCTGACATATTTTATAAAGTCTTAATATTTGGGCTGCCATCATCCCATAATAACAAATTTCCCGTCAGATATGAATTGAAACCTACATTTGAATGTTTCAGACAATGCACCACATAACTGTATTACCTGTTACACAAACACCTCTAAATGTTTGGCAGGAGTTCATAGTAAGATTCTGTCTCATGTACTATCACAAACTCATACAGAGAGATTCAAACAGAACATGTTTTAATTTCAGCCCTAGTTGTTAGCCTGGCCAATTCATTTAAGTGTACTTGACTAAAGCCAAGACCAATATTTGCTGAATCAAATGTACGAAGGATTGTTAATTTACAGATGCCATTTGTGTTTTAACGGTATGCTGTTTACTGCCATACTGAAGGTGGTTCTTATGGCACATATAAGAACTGACTTCTCATATGATATGAGAAGTCAGTTCTTTGCTTGTACTAAGTTGCAGATCTACTGATTCATGGAAAGGAAATTATCATTCCATTAGCTAGGAGTAGGCTGACTTTCACTGCACTGAATTAATTCTATAAAGTCAACCCTCTGATATAATCGCTGATATCAGCTGCTAAGTGGGATGGCAAAAATGGAACTGCTTACCAATGACTCTTCGGTCACACAGCTGAAACTCTGAGCTGATAACTATTCTTTGACAATGGCTGGCCTTTTGGGTTAATTTTTTTTCTTGGTGTTTTTTAAGATCAAGTTTCCTTTGTCTATAAAGGAATGTAGGCTTTCACTGACCTTCCTCAAAGACAATTggacaggatgtgtgtgtgtgtgtgtgtgtgtgtgtgtgtgtgtgtgtgtgtgtgtgtgtgtgtgtgtgtgtgtgtgtgtgtgtgtgtgtgtgtgtgtgtgtgtgtgtgtgtgtgtgtgtgtgtgtgtgtgtgtgtgtggctttgacCTCCCACCCAGAGAATGAATACTGCTTTTAATGTCTTAGGACAATATCAGAAGTCCTGTGTTACCTTTCTTGTAGGTGTTCCTCTGTACAAAAATACATATTACAAAGCTTTATCTGTACATGTCTGTAAATTCATTGGACATATATTAAAGATTATATCAATTATCGTTTTAGGTGAAACATTTGTTGCCATTGAGTCCTATTTAGATTAAACATTCTAGGTTATCATCAGTTAAATATTACACACTTGGGGTTGGTTGACCCTATATATTCATACCCGATAGTTGAAGTTCTGAAGCCCCATCTACAATCCAAATAAACCAGATGCACACCCCCAGGTAACAGCTGCGTTTGGCGTCTCACAGTCCCTCGAGTGCAAACATCCTTTGCTATTCATCCGTCTAATGTTTGACTGATCCTCATAAAGGTCCTAAACTCATTAATTTGTTTAAAGGCTTAAAGGTATCATTACAGAAGAAAGATCTCACGGTGTACATTTGCATTTTTCCTTTAATCAATTAAGGACTCATTTGAGAAACATCAAACTGTACTATCAACGTTGAATGTATTCACTACATGAAGCACAATGACCGAGACACAATTACCCATAGGTTGTGCTGTCTCTGAAACAGACTACATCCAGAGTCAATAAGGAGATGTTCTGCAGGTCTATTGGGTTTCAAGCTGGGCTGTGAGGCTGATCATAGGGGATACGAGGTGTTGACACTTGGAATTCATAACCTCACCCTCATTTCAAGTTGAATCGTCTTATTGTTCACAATGAAAAGCCAggccaaataaatgttttccctTTTTATGTCTAAAGCAAAGATAACATAGGATTTTTAGTCTAGAAGTGTCTTTTATTTGCCCGTGTGGATTTTACATCCCAAACACCGATACAGGGATGTTTGTAACATACATTGTTAAGTCCTTTAATGGAATCATCCGCTTAAGTATTCTTGTAAAAATAACCTTTTATTTTTCTGTCGCTAAATGTTCTCATCGCACAAAAATAATCGAGCCACACAATCACATCTTAATCAGACATGCATTTCTTTAAAGGCAGTATTATTGTTAATTTTTATTATACATAGGCATGATACATACATAAGTAGTTTAACGCTATATAGAAACCATGAATTTTACAATCAGAAAATTGCACCTCAGTGGAATAGTACTGtaagtgctgctgctgggagaTTGGCTTATCAACCTAGCAGTATGGGCAGAGGAGGTTTCCCATTTTTGCCAAACTCTCTACctatacaaacaaacatttgtGACCTCAGCCGGCTGATGTCTAACGTCACTGGTATATCTATTATCAGTTAACTTCATTAGCAGCATTATCAGGGAAATGTAGAGTCTACGGAGGAATCCGGTCAAAAGGGAACCAAATGTCTGTTTACTTGATGGTCGATAACACACAGGGTACTCCTTGTTTCAGTGAAGTCAAACAGTGGTAACCTCCATCAACAGGTGTGTCCTCTAATGAACATATGCTTGCTTAAAAATGCTGGAATCAAGAACTGTTGCCTGTGTACATAGATGGAGATCACGACATTCTAACAAATAGGACTTTCCTAATGTATCATCCTTTTTGTCTGTTATACGTTATAAAGAGGCAGCTTTACAGGCACTCTGAGATTTAAAGTGTTATACTAATGAAGATGTAGATAGTTTAAATATTTGCCAATGTTAAATGGCCGGAATATACATTCTATATATGCCAAGATAAAgtgaacacacagaaaaaaggaaatGCCAAAAAGATATTTCAGGCCTATCATGGATTTTCTCAGATTAAGGTCAAATGGAGAGTAAACCAACTGGGTCTGATTTCCAATAAGCTTGAAAGAAAGGTCATATTAGTTGAGCTCTCTTTTTGTAAACAGGCAAAAAAAGTCACACCACTAGAGCAGGATTCAAGGTTAATACAAATTCTCGATACAAAATATTCTGGATATTTTAAGGCATGATGATTTTGTACATCCATATAATTACTGATGTATAAAGGAAGACCAAAACCGCATGGAATGTGAGCTGTAGGTTTTCATCAATAGAAGAATGCAATtcctcaaaaacaaaaaaagctgCAACATTGCACATTGGTGCTTGTGCTCAAAGTTTTACAATTTATATTGAAACATATTGCTCAAATAAAGGTTTTTTTCAAAGGGTGAACATTTTTGACCACATGGAGAAAATAGCCAATACATTCTGTAAAAATACTGTTCAGTCCCAGAAAGGTTACAATACAAACGCAGTATCATTACTCAAATTGTTTATATAAATGTATCCATAATGAACCAAAAAGTTGAATGAaataaattaatgaaataaaacagCCATCAAATATTTGTAAACAATTAGCACCAGCCAAAAGCTGATCTTAGCACTTACTACAACATCTACGGTAATTATAAAGATTACAATAGAAATCTTAACATGTATAAATTACATTCTATGCTGGCCAACGGCCCCATCGGCTAGGCCTTTGTATGCTTGGTCAAACACAAGGTATTCCCCGAGCCGTTCAACCAAATGTTTCCACGACGACCTTACTTGGAGCCCTGTTGGTCTTGGCCGCTCTCCACTGGCAGTCGCCCAGTAGGACAGGTCCCAGTGTGGAGCCTTAGCGCCCCCTTCCTGTGAAGCGTGTTCAGTGTCCTGAACTCCAGCGGCATGGTGTGGGGGCTGGAGTGCGACGTGTAGTCGTACTTTAGGGTGTCGTAGTAGTGGTACTTCACGGGCCTGCCTCGCGGGTCCAGCGGGAAGGGCCAGAAGCCGTATAAATGGATCTCCTCACAGAAGCGCGTGGCCATGGTGTACATGAGCAGCCCCGTGGTGGGACGCTTGATCTGCACATTGTTCGTCAGCCAATATCTacagaacacagacacagtgcaCAAGGGGAGGCTGGTTCAATGGGGAAAAAACACAAGAGGAGGCGAATACTTTCAAATGTACTACATAATGCAGTCATATTTATGCCTGGACTAACACACATTACACCAGAATATGGGTTGCATTTGCTATCGTGTACATACTTCTTGTATGTAGTAGCCAATGGAAATCTAGACGcaggagcacacaaacacaatctatTCTCCTAAACAATTACCTGGGAGTTAAACCCCAACACAATTACTCCCCAAAGAGATTTATTTCGTACATGCTAATTTGAAAGAATAGGCATCAGGGGATAACTGATATGAAGACCAATTCCAAATTCCCATATTTGAcactaggcaaggcaaggcaatatTTGACACTAGTGCTTTGCGCCTTCTCAGACCCTTTAACAAATTACATTCTCACTTGTATTTACCCATCAAATATTTGCCGAGCACACATGAACTGTTAGTCTCCTTCTAACAACCCCCTGGTTACCGGGATTCACATGGGATTCACAGAGAGCTTCAACTGTAAAACCTGCTGCTGCTCTCCTAATTAGAAGCTCTGCCATCACGGTTGGAGACAGGTTCATTTGAGAGAGACATTTGAATCAGGTCTGCTGAGATTTGGGAGGGGACTGCTCTGCATTCCAGATTAGATGACAAGATTGAAACCCGCTCAACAGCGACTGGCACTGTTGTGTAATTTCTCTACGCCTCCCACTAGCTGTGCACTTTACCGCTAAGGTCACATTTAAAAGCAGAGGGAGAACTTTTTACAGAGCCCAAAGCAAGCAATAGATAACAATAGGACAGACCAGCAATTCTTAGTCTTTCAAAATGGACCAAAGCCCTGTGCTGCATCACACACAGCATTTCAACTCCAATAGTTTCCCCACTTTTGCCCCATGCAGTATTTTATAGACTTCAGCTTGCAATCTTTTGCAACTCAATGCTGTAATGGAGTAAAATGAGCATTCACTCTAACCGCTTTCTGTCgatcaaatatataattttgTGCAGTCTCTATGTATCGCCTTCAGTATCTATATCTCCCAAGGGGCCCAGAAGAGTGGGCGTGTAAATCGAAGAACGCCTTTCTTGAGAAAAAGGGGTAAGTGTCAAGAATTACACCGCTTACGTTTCTCTGCCTGTCAACAGAAGCTCACTCAAGCTTTTAACCTCATTCCTGGATGAGCACTTCGCTGCCTCCTCAATTGGGCTGTTTGCCATTGGACTGCTGTGCCGCTGGGTAATATAATACGTCCCTGAGCAGGAAGTGGGTCTGAGGTAagaaaaaaaactacaaaataaaCACCTTGCAGGAAGTATATCCTTAACATTCTGTTctgcaaaaaaactaaaaaaatatatatattatccatTTGTGGGAGAAATTGTAATTGTTGAGTAATGTAGTTGGGAGATATCCAAATCTCCAGATCGCTAAATTGTATTGCTGCATCGATTCAAACACACTGATTCAGTTTagccaaaccacacacacgcttccatcccataatactgagagagtatagtagtgtagtgAAGCAGTGGTGACTAGAGGACAGAGCAGCTTTGCCTGCAGTGATCAGCCTCTAAAGATCCGGTTATAAATAGCCAACAGGCCAAACGTTGGGTGGGTAGTACCTCTAAGCCCCTTGAGACTTGAGAATGCAGGTAAAGCAGGCTAGGCGGGCACAGCGGAAGGCAGTCGGCTCCACGCCCCATCCATCATCAGTCCTTTTATTATACGTCTATTCTTATTTTTTGGTTATATAATTAGATTTATCagtttctttgtatttgttgtcTTTCAAAACAAGTTAAAAATGATTCCCTCAAAATGAAAACAAtactaaataataaatgaaatagaaatagagaataaggtgtgtgtgtgtgtgcgtacacgtgtctatgtgtgtgtgtctgtgttgataaaaaaacaaatcaaagtaATCAGCGGCGATGGCTCTCCTGCTCACCCCCGCACGGCGTGGAGGAGGCGCAGCGAGGGGAAGGCGGTGCGGATGCCCACGGTGTGCAGCAGGATGAGCCGCGCGGCCCACTCCACGCGCTCCTCCCCGCCCTTGGCCATGAAGGCGGGGATCCACAGCACGCTGCCCCGGAGGCTCTGCAGCCGGGCCACGAAGCGGGCCCGCCACTCGGGGCTGGCCAGGTCCTGGAAGGCCCGCTGCACCACCGAGGGGTTCATGGTCACCAGGTTGGTGCGCCGGCCCACGTCCACCGAGTACTCCTTCACCGGGGCCAGGTTGCACCTAGACAGGAATCAATCAGGGTCTCAACTCCTTCTTTAAACATCTGCTGCTTTTCCTCCATTTTATTCAGGTATTTTTACACTAATTTTCCCTTGCAGAGAAACAGACCTAGTCAGTCTTTAGAC encodes:
- the fam174b gene encoding membrane protein FAM174B, with product MTKYKLILTFMLMAVAWHGTTGEPQTLSSPATRLNSTTSMTEDQSKMNSSTATTESRISSILTHLPTLKVLVILIVVVTAVLITCLVIKVIRSGRRIRKTRKYDIITTPAERVEMAPLNDDNEDEDDSTLFDVKYR
- the st8sia2 gene encoding alpha-2,8-sialyltransferase 8B isoform X2, producing MRLGFLTLMFGIITLLVILLKMSDITEVEEGTAKPAGKVEPSPLSSVDKYMSHQSARSPNNTANVSSDHWSFNKTLSNLIRKNILRFLDPERDISILKGTLKPGDVIHYVLDRHSTTNISENLYRLLPTVSPMRNQHHRKCAIVGNSGILLNSSCGQEIDSYDFVIRCNLAPVKEYSVDVGRRTNLVTMNPSVVQRAFQDLASPEWRARFVARLQSLRGSVLWIPAFMAKGGEERVEWAARLILLHTVGIRTAFPSLRLLHAVRGYWLTNNVQIKRPTTGLLMYTMATRFCEEIHLYGFWPFPLDPRGRPVKYHYYDTLKYDYTSHSSPHTMPLEFRTLNTLHRKGALRLHTGTCPTGRLPVESGQDQQGSK
- the st8sia2 gene encoding alpha-2,8-sialyltransferase 8B isoform X1 codes for the protein MRLGFLTLMFGIITLLVILLKMSDITEVEEGTAQILSFRKPAGKVEPSPLSSVDKYMSHQSARSPNNTANVSSDHWSFNKTLSNLIRKNILRFLDPERDISILKGTLKPGDVIHYVLDRHSTTNISENLYRLLPTVSPMRNQHHRKCAIVGNSGILLNSSCGQEIDSYDFVIRCNLAPVKEYSVDVGRRTNLVTMNPSVVQRAFQDLASPEWRARFVARLQSLRGSVLWIPAFMAKGGEERVEWAARLILLHTVGIRTAFPSLRLLHAVRGYWLTNNVQIKRPTTGLLMYTMATRFCEEIHLYGFWPFPLDPRGRPVKYHYYDTLKYDYTSHSSPHTMPLEFRTLNTLHRKGALRLHTGTCPTGRLPVESGQDQQGSK